One window of Watersipora subatra chromosome 3, tzWatSuba1.1, whole genome shotgun sequence genomic DNA carries:
- the LOC137390535 gene encoding piggyBac transposable element-derived protein 3-like gives MVPFTGQSGLKQYIKSKPKKWGYNTWVRSGVLGYVYDFALYQGASGNKPEKVLGLSQDVVMQLSDCLAGKKHKVYFDNLFTTLELLTERKTKKIYAVGTLRKNRLCGADAVLICDKGMRTRRSATYATNKDNITVVKWNDNNLVYTASTFVGMQPTSVVQRWDKKAKMHMDVIRPRAIEVYNKHMGGVDLTDFLISCYRHSLKHKRWYLRLFFHFVNVTIVNGWLIHRWEHGDSVDLLESRSSVARALITQSWTMSNKKREAIKLICTPS, from the coding sequence ATGGTTCCTTTCACTGGCCAGAGTGGTCTAAAGCAATATATCAAGAGTAAGCCAAAGAAATGGGGTTACAATACATGGGTGAGATCAGGTGTGTTAGGCTACGTTTATGACTTTGCATTGTATCAAGGAGCAAGCGGTAATAAACCTGAAAAAGTCCTAGGACTGAGCCAAGATGTTGTGATGCAGTTATCAGACTGTTTGGCTGGCAAGAAACACAAGGTTTACTTTGACAACTTGTTTACAACGTTGGAGCTGTTAACCGAGCGAAAGACGAAAAAGATCTATGCTGTTGGTACTCTCCGCAAAAACCGGCTATGTGGCGCAGATGCAGTTTTGATTTGTGATAAAGGTATGAGAACGAGAAGAAGTGCTACCTATGCAACCAACAAAGACAACATCACTGTTGTGAAGTGGAATGATAACAATCTTGTCTACACTGCAAGCACATTTGTGGGCATGCAACCAACCAGCGTAGTACAACGATGGGACAAAAAAGCAAAGATGCACATGGATGTTATCAGGCCTCGTGCTATTGAAGTCTATAACAAACATATGGGAGGAGTAGATTTAACAGATTTCCTGATTTCATGCTACAGGCACAGCCTGAAGCACAAGCGTTGGTATTTACGTCTGTTTTTTCACTTTGTAAATGTCACAATTGTCAATGGATGGCTGATCCATCGCTGGGAACATGGAGACAGCGTTGACTTGCTTGAGTCCCGCAGCTCTGTGGCACGAGCGCTAATCACACAAAGCTGGACAATGTCAAATAAAAAAAGGGAGGCCATCAAGCTCATATGTACACCCTCCTAG